GTCCCCCACACTTCAACCAACGGGGCAGGAAGGCTGACAGCTGTCTCAGCCCTATACTTTCGCCTTTCCTCCTATGAAATAAACACATACAGCACTGCGAAGCAACACTTCTGGGACCTTCTGTCGTtgtatgctgctgctgttaccactaggagaagaagaaataggGTTGTCTTGTGCCCGAAGCAAAGTGAGCTCTGTGGCTGCTCGCAggcttcttcccccccccccccccccccccgtgcatTAAAAGACCCCACAACACCAAGACCCCCCGGCTATATTGACCAGCAGACACCCCCCGGAGCTCACACACCCCCGTGCCTCACCTCGGCCCGcgggccgccccccgccccggccccgccgcctcctcctcctcctcctcctcctccgccgccgccccccagGGCCTGGTCGCTCTTCTTGCGCTTGTACTTGTCCTTGTACATCTTGTTGCGGTGCCGCTTGCACATCCAGGGCTTGCGCTGCTTCGCCACCTGCGTGGTGGTCTCGCTGCAGCCCTGGTAGGTGCAGCTCTTGCAgtcgccgcccgccgccgccgccgccgcctcgccgctggaggaggaggaggaggcggccgccgccgccgctgcagCCGCCTCCTCGTCGTCCAGCTCCTCCGGGCTGGCCGTGCTctcgccgcccgccgcctcctcccccgCCTCGGCTTCGCCGGGACCCAGCTCGTAGAACAACATGAGGCCGCCCGCAccggggggctgctgcggcggggcggcggagcCCTGCAGCGGCAGCACCCCCCCTCcagccgccgcctcctcctcgcCGCCGCACGGCTGCATCACGAGCAGCGCCAGCTGcggcggcgaggaggaggaggaggaggaggcggaggaggaagggggagcgACGGCGGGGCTGCCTCGCAGGGCGCCGGTCACCGGGGAGcgaggccgccgccgccgctcgcagcagcagccgccgcccCGCGGTCGCCGCGCAGGCGTGGCGGGGCCGCGCAGGCGCCTCAGTGGGCAGGCGGTGGGCGCCATCTTGTCGCGGGGTGGGGAAGGCGGCCTCTTGGGCGTTTTCTCGTTTATGAGGGGGAAGAGTTCCCTCCTAGGCTCCTTGAGCTGCAGCGGGCCTGTCGTGTCGCACATGTGGTGGTAGATATCTGGCCCCATCCTGTCCTTACACATATACCGTCTCTCTGCCATCCAGGTATCCCTGCCACCAGTGAGAGTGGGACCCAAGGGTGCTGTtctgcttcccctcctgctcAGCCTCCTTATGGCTGCCGGTAGATCTCACTTGTATCTTTCAGCTCTCTTCAGCTTGCCCTTCCGTTCATTGCTTTAGGTATTCACTGTCACCTTGGCTCACTTCAGTAGGACTCCTTCGATGTGTTTTACCTATTAAAAGGTTCATCTGAGCAGCTGTGTTCACCCAATTTGTCCAGTTACAAATACGTTCCTCCTAAGTAAACACCTTTATTCTGCCACGTAAATAAATCCAGTGCCCATAATCTCAGCCATCTTTTAATTCCTCaatccaatctttttttttctttttttccccctgaaaagTTCTTACATTTTATTCCAACAAAAAAGGACTT
This is a stretch of genomic DNA from Cygnus atratus isolate AKBS03 ecotype Queensland, Australia chromosome 1, CAtr_DNAZoo_HiC_assembly, whole genome shotgun sequence. It encodes these proteins:
- the RFXAP gene encoding regulatory factor X-associated protein, whose translation is MGPDIYHHMCDTTGPLQLKEPRRELFPLINEKTPKRPPSPPRDKMAPTACPLRRLRGPATPARRPRGGGCCCERRRRPRSPVTGALRGSPAVAPPSSSASSSSSSSPPQLALLVMQPCGGEEEAAAGGGVLPLQGSAAPPQQPPGAGGLMLFYELGPGEAEAGEEAAGGESTASPEELDDEEAAAAAAAAASSSSSSGEAAAAAAGGDCKSCTYQGCSETTTQVAKQRKPWMCKRHRNKMYKDKYKRKKSDQALGGGGGGGGGGGGGGGAGAGGGPRAEDCVEGSVSVTKQRTGSIGDRPARPTLLEQVLNKKRLSLLRSPEVVQFLQKQQQLLSQQALEQRQQQFQGAPG